The Candidatus Aminicenantes bacterium nucleotide sequence GCGTTCGCTTATGCTTTATGCCCTGCGGGTATGTATGCCCTCTGGGTACTCATCACAACAATTTCTCGCTCATCATCTATGCGGATTTACCCACACGAAACGTAATAGAACCAAAAGTTGAAGGACTCTTTCGGGCGTAAAAGGGAAGAAGTTGAAAAAGTGGTAGGGGCGAAAAATTTTTCGCCCCTTGTTTTTCCACCCTCAACTCTCTCAACTTCTTTTTCTGCTTTCTACGTTCTACCTTCTACTAGATCTTCCGAGATCCTCCTATGATTTCTCCCGAGAACTTCTACCTTCTACTTTCTACTGGTTTCTACTGGGCGGCCACGGAGGGCCGCCCCTGCGCTCGCCCCTCGCCCTTCGCCACTTGCCAGGTGCTTTTACTTTCGACTTTTCACTTTTATCTTTTCACATGATTTCGCCAATAGCTCCTCGCCTCATTTCCACACCCCGGTGATCTCGTTTCCGCAGGCCCGGCATCTTCCGTTTTCAATGCCGGCTGCACGGGCGGAGTACCCGCGGCGGCTGATCAGTACGACGCCGCAATCGGGGCAGCGGGTGTTCGACCACTCCGCCTCCCCCACGTTGCCGGCGTACAGGTAGCGCAAGCCGGCTTCCCGGGCCTTTTCCAGTGCCGCTTCGACCACCCGGGTTTCCGTGGGGGGCAAGTGCATGTGGTACTGGGGGTGGTAGCGTGAAACGTGCCAGGGAATACGCGCATCCAGGTCATAAAGGAAAGCAACCACCCGGTCCAATTGCGCCTCGTCCGTGTTCATTCCCGGAATCAACAAAGTGGTGACTTCCAGCCGGATTCCCGCTTCGTGCATGGCCGTGATGGTATCCAGCACGGGTTGCAGGCGGCCGCCACATTGCTCGCGATAAAAGTCATCGGAACCGGCCTTGAGGTCCACGTTGGCCGCGTCCATCCATGGGGCGATGAGCGCAAGGCCGTCCGGACTGATGTAACCGTTGGTGATCATGGCGTTTTTCAAGCCCCGGGAATGGGCCAGTTTGGCGGTTTCCAGCATGAGTTCGAAAAAGACCGTGGGTTCCGTATACGTATAGGCGATGGAGCGACAACCGGCATCCAGGGCTGCCTGCACCAGGTCTTGCGGCGGGATGGGTTCGCCCAGGGGCCCCCGGCTGGGATCCACCTGGGAAATGGCGTGATTTTGACAGAAA carries:
- the amrS gene encoding AmmeMemoRadiSam system radical SAM enzyme, encoding MISALLQQPLEGQAVQCRLCAHYCRIENGKTGICRVRLNRDGCLYSLNYDRVVTTHSDPIEKKPLYHFLPGTLSFSLAAMGCNFRCRFCQNHAISQVDPSRGPLGEPIPPQDLVQAALDAGCRSIAYTYTEPTVFFELMLETAKLAHSRGLKNAMITNGYISPDGLALIAPWMDAANVDLKAGSDDFYREQCGGRLQPVLDTITAMHEAGIRLEVTTLLIPGMNTDEAQLDRVVAFLYDLDARIPWHVSRYHPQYHMHLPPTETRVVEAALEKAREAGLRYLYAGNVGEAEWSNTRCPDCGVVLISRRGYSARAAGIENGRCRACGNEITGVWK